The following are encoded in a window of Bradyrhizobium guangdongense genomic DNA:
- a CDS encoding oleate hydratase yields MKAYFIGGGIGSLAGAAFLIRDAKLSGRDILIYEALPLVGGSLDGAQLANGAYSLRGGRMLTTDHYECTWDLLSDIPSLERPGHSVRDETVAFNTENPAHSRARLVDRNRFKIDVSHMGFSARDRLELLRLTEASEETLGNSRITDWLSPKFFESNFWYMWQTTFAFQPWHSAVELKRYLHRFMNEFPRIETLGGVKRTVYNQYDAIVRPLEDWLKRQGVQFVRGTRVTDMAFEPEGEKLRVRQLVLDRDGRTANVRLEDGDLVFFQNGSMTDASSLGTMTEPAPHLTKDDSQGWALWETIAKGRPEFGNPSVFNNSIPESYWLSFTVTCRDPRFFDRMEAFSGNKAGTGGLVTFKDSNWLMSVVLYHQPHFTGQPKNVQVFWGYALHPDRVGNFVAKPMSDCGGADILTELCGHLNFDRAVFDDAICIPCRMPYITSMFMPRSITDRPLPVPANSVNLAFVSQFVEIPDDVVFTVEYSVRAAQMAVYQLMKIDRPVPAVTRHDKSLGVIFATLEKAFA; encoded by the coding sequence ATGAAGGCATATTTCATTGGTGGCGGCATCGGGTCGCTCGCGGGCGCGGCGTTCCTGATTCGTGATGCGAAGCTTTCGGGACGCGACATCCTGATCTACGAGGCGCTGCCGCTTGTCGGCGGCAGCCTCGACGGCGCGCAGCTTGCGAACGGCGCCTATTCGCTGCGCGGTGGACGCATGCTCACCACCGACCATTACGAGTGCACCTGGGATCTGTTGTCGGACATTCCCTCGCTCGAACGCCCGGGCCACAGCGTGCGGGACGAAACCGTCGCGTTCAACACGGAGAACCCCGCGCATTCGCGCGCGCGTCTGGTGGATCGCAACCGCTTCAAGATCGACGTCTCGCATATGGGCTTCTCGGCGCGCGACCGGCTCGAGCTGTTGCGGCTCACCGAGGCCTCCGAGGAAACGCTCGGAAACAGTCGCATCACCGACTGGTTGTCGCCAAAATTCTTCGAATCCAATTTCTGGTACATGTGGCAGACCACCTTTGCCTTCCAGCCCTGGCACAGTGCGGTCGAGCTGAAGCGCTATCTGCACCGCTTCATGAACGAGTTTCCGCGCATCGAGACGCTCGGCGGCGTCAAGCGCACGGTCTACAATCAGTATGACGCGATCGTGCGGCCGCTCGAGGACTGGCTGAAGCGGCAGGGCGTGCAGTTCGTGCGCGGAACGCGCGTCACCGACATGGCATTCGAGCCGGAGGGAGAGAAGCTGCGGGTGCGCCAGCTCGTGCTCGACCGCGACGGCCGCACTGCCAACGTCCGCCTCGAGGACGGCGACCTCGTGTTCTTCCAGAACGGTTCGATGACGGATGCCTCGAGCCTCGGCACCATGACCGAGCCCGCGCCGCACCTGACGAAGGACGACAGCCAGGGCTGGGCACTGTGGGAGACGATCGCAAAGGGGCGTCCCGAATTCGGCAATCCGTCGGTCTTCAACAACTCGATCCCCGAATCCTACTGGCTGTCCTTCACGGTGACCTGCCGCGATCCGCGCTTCTTCGACCGGATGGAGGCATTCTCCGGCAACAAGGCCGGGACCGGCGGGCTCGTGACATTCAAGGATTCCAACTGGCTGATGTCGGTCGTGCTGTACCACCAGCCGCATTTCACCGGCCAGCCGAAGAACGTCCAGGTGTTCTGGGGCTACGCGCTGCATCCCGACCGCGTCGGCAATTTCGTCGCCAAGCCGATGTCGGATTGCGGCGGTGCCGACATTTTGACCGAGCTGTGCGGCCATCTGAATTTCGATCGCGCCGTATTCGACGATGCGATCTGCATCCCCTGCCGCATGCCCTACATCACCAGCATGTTCATGCCGCGCAGCATCACAGACCGGCCGTTGCCGGTGCCGGCGAATTCGGTGAACCTCGCTTTCGTCAGCCAGTTCGTCGAGATCCCCGATGACGTCGTCTTCACCGTCGAGTATTCGGTACGCGCGGCGCAGATGGCAGTCTATCAGCTGATGAAGATCGATCGCCCGGTGCCGGCCGTGACCCGCCACGACAAGTCGCTCGGCGTGATCTTCGCGACGCTGGAGAAGGCGTTCGCGTGA
- a CDS encoding CoA transferase: protein MSSDHERREILIAAIADLLDGIRHVAVGASSPIPAAGAMLLRARNEHDGKPPVRISILGSQAHNFFTNGGIELFDCAAQGRVDAFFLGGGQIDGQGNINLVGTGDYPKTDVRWPGSFGSAYLYHLVPRVILFREEHSRRVFVPKVDFVSARAITPEVPRRGGPYALLTNMALFDFDREAGGFALRSVHPPFTPADIRENTGFDYAEPDVVRATPRPDAATLALLRGRVFDELAETYPAFARIMKQAA from the coding sequence ATGTCGTCCGATCACGAACGTCGCGAGATCCTGATCGCCGCCATCGCCGATCTGCTCGACGGCATCCGTCATGTCGCTGTCGGCGCCTCGTCACCGATCCCCGCGGCCGGCGCGATGCTGCTGCGCGCCCGCAACGAGCATGACGGCAAGCCGCCGGTGCGCATCTCCATCCTGGGATCGCAGGCGCACAACTTCTTCACCAATGGCGGCATCGAGCTGTTCGACTGCGCTGCGCAGGGCCGCGTCGATGCCTTCTTCCTCGGCGGCGGCCAGATCGACGGTCAGGGCAACATCAACCTGGTCGGCACCGGCGACTATCCAAAGACCGACGTGCGCTGGCCCGGCTCGTTCGGTTCGGCCTACCTCTATCATCTCGTGCCGCGCGTCATCCTGTTTCGCGAGGAGCATTCGCGGCGCGTGTTCGTGCCGAAGGTCGATTTCGTCAGCGCCCGGGCGATCACGCCGGAAGTCCCACGCCGGGGCGGCCCCTATGCGCTGCTGACCAACATGGCGCTGTTCGACTTCGACCGCGAGGCAGGTGGCTTTGCCCTGCGCTCGGTGCATCCGCCGTTCACGCCGGCCGACATCAGGGAGAACACCGGCTTCGACTATGCCGAGCCGGACGTTGTCCGCGCAACGCCGCGGCCCGATGCCGCAACGCTGGCGCTGCTGCGCGGGCGGGTTTTCGACGAGCTCGCGGAGACTTATCCGGCCTTTGCGCGGATCATGAAGCAGGCGGCGTGA
- a CDS encoding CoA transferase subunit A, which translates to MTEIVALEALAARVAPGQSLAVPVDRSGVAMAATAAIIEAGIDNLRLICVPISGLQADLLIGAGAVKTLETSAISLGEAGGAPRFGAAVRAGSVTLRDATCPAIHAGLMAAQHGVPFMPIAGIIGSDLLEVRPDWKVIDSPVGEARKVVVVPAITPDIALFHAPEADRAGNVRIGRFRELATMAYAARKTLVTVERIVERNLLETEDSAAGVLPSLYVDAIAVAEHGAWPLALWDEYPADEAEIARYAAMARSEDGFRAYLSTFLTHRKQVA; encoded by the coding sequence ATGACCGAGATCGTTGCGCTGGAGGCGCTGGCCGCGCGCGTTGCCCCTGGCCAATCGCTGGCCGTTCCGGTCGATCGCTCCGGCGTCGCAATGGCCGCGACCGCCGCCATCATCGAGGCCGGCATCGACAATCTTCGCCTGATCTGTGTTCCGATCAGCGGCCTGCAGGCCGATCTCCTGATCGGCGCCGGCGCGGTCAAGACGCTCGAGACCAGCGCCATCTCGCTCGGCGAAGCCGGCGGCGCGCCGCGGTTCGGCGCTGCGGTGCGGGCTGGCTCCGTGACCTTGCGCGATGCCACCTGCCCCGCCATTCACGCCGGTCTGATGGCGGCGCAGCACGGCGTGCCCTTCATGCCGATCGCCGGCATCATCGGCAGCGACCTCCTCGAGGTGCGTCCCGACTGGAAGGTGATCGACAGCCCGGTCGGCGAGGCGCGCAAAGTCGTCGTGGTGCCGGCCATCACGCCCGACATTGCACTGTTCCACGCGCCGGAGGCCGATCGCGCGGGGAACGTGCGGATCGGCCGCTTCCGCGAGCTTGCCACCATGGCCTATGCGGCCAGGAAGACGTTGGTCACGGTCGAACGCATCGTCGAGCGCAATCTGCTGGAGACGGAGGACTCCGCCGCCGGCGTGCTGCCGTCGCTCTATGTCGATGCCATCGCGGTCGCCGAGCACGGCGCCTGGCCGCTGGCGCTGTGGGACGAATATCCGGCCGACGAGGCCGAGATCGCGCGTTACGCGGCAATGGCGCGCAGCGAGGATGGCTTTCGCGCCTATCTCTCGACCTTCCTGACGCATCGCAAGCAGGTGGCCTGA
- a CDS encoding tetratricopeptide repeat protein, whose protein sequence is MALEDRYGLPLSTASDQAASAYREGVDLMLSGWTGTAEALERAIAADPDFALAHIARARVHAFYQQGDLARSKAALARELVAISGTERERSHVETLALAIEGRGPDAIAAMFKHVESWPRDAVVLSLPLGAFGLFAFSGMADHDRARHELCQSVAHRYGEDWWFLTMSGWAMTENGDVVRGRAVTERGFDLRRANAHAAHAVLHAMFEDGSIEDADHLVDDWIPTYDRAGILHGHILWHQALGALERGDATRALQIYADVLQPSATQAPPLNAITDGASLLWRLSAYGHSVPKALWVEADAAAQKLFPKSGLPFADVHMALFAAATQNCEALAARLAAIEQRLADGKLPAGPVLPAICRGLAAFADENYAACVRELDPVLAEIARIGGSHAQRELIEDAFLLALIRSGELPRARKLLDARLHRRPSLRDTRWQAAIS, encoded by the coding sequence ATGGCGCTTGAAGACCGCTACGGGCTGCCGCTTTCCACCGCGTCCGATCAGGCCGCGTCCGCCTATCGCGAAGGCGTCGACCTCATGCTCTCGGGGTGGACCGGGACGGCGGAGGCGCTGGAGCGCGCGATTGCGGCCGATCCGGATTTCGCGCTGGCCCATATCGCCCGCGCCCGCGTGCATGCGTTCTATCAGCAAGGCGACCTCGCACGCAGCAAGGCGGCCCTGGCGCGCGAGCTCGTCGCCATCAGCGGCACGGAGCGGGAGCGCTCCCATGTCGAGACGCTGGCGCTTGCGATCGAGGGCCGCGGGCCCGACGCAATCGCGGCGATGTTCAAGCACGTCGAAAGCTGGCCACGCGATGCCGTGGTGCTGTCATTGCCACTCGGCGCGTTCGGCCTGTTCGCCTTCTCCGGCATGGCCGATCATGACCGTGCCCGGCACGAGCTCTGCCAGAGCGTCGCACATCGTTACGGCGAAGACTGGTGGTTTCTCACCATGTCCGGCTGGGCGATGACCGAGAATGGCGACGTTGTCCGCGGCCGCGCTGTCACCGAGCGCGGCTTCGATCTGCGCCGCGCCAACGCCCACGCCGCACATGCCGTGCTGCATGCGATGTTCGAGGACGGCTCGATCGAGGACGCCGACCATCTCGTCGATGATTGGATCCCCACCTACGACCGCGCCGGCATCCTGCACGGCCATATCCTCTGGCACCAGGCGCTCGGCGCACTCGAACGCGGCGATGCGACACGGGCACTGCAAATCTATGCCGACGTGCTGCAACCCTCCGCGACACAAGCGCCGCCGCTCAACGCCATCACCGACGGCGCCTCGCTGCTCTGGCGACTGTCGGCCTATGGCCATAGCGTGCCGAAGGCACTCTGGGTCGAGGCCGACGCCGCCGCGCAAAAGCTGTTTCCGAAATCGGGCCTGCCCTTCGCCGACGTCCACATGGCGCTGTTCGCTGCCGCGACGCAAAATTGCGAAGCGCTGGCCGCCCGCCTTGCCGCGATCGAGCAGCGGCTTGCTGACGGCAAGCTGCCGGCCGGCCCCGTGCTGCCGGCGATCTGCCGCGGGCTGGCAGCCTTCGCGGATGAGAATTACGCGGCGTGCGTGCGCGAGCTCGACCCTGTCCTTGCCGAAATCGCGCGCATCGGCGGCAGCCATGCCCAGCGCGAACTGATCGAAGACGCGTTCCTCCTCGCCCTGATCCGCAGCGGCGAGCTGCCGCGTGCCCGAAAGCTCCTCGACGCCCGCCTGCATCGCCGCCCCTCCTTGCGCGATACGCGCTGGCAGGCGGCGATAAGTTAA
- a CDS encoding aldo/keto reductase: MQYRQLGRSGLKVSPICLGTMMFGGPTDEAASKRIIAKAHDAGINFIDTADAYSKGGSEEVVGRAIASNRHAWVLATKLANPMGNDPNRVGLSRRWVLQAADESLTRLGTDHIDIYYLHKEDHATPLEETVRAMGDLVRSGRIRYFGVSNYRAWRVAEICNICDRLGIDRPVVSQPYYNAMNRMPEVEHFPACSYYGLGIVPYSPLARGVLTGKYKPDAAPDKDTRAGRNDARMMQTEWRPESLQLAQEIKTHAEKKGITAGQFAVAWVLNSAFVSSIVAGPRTEEQWDGYISALDYRVTAEDEALIDRLVVPGHPSTPGYNDPAYPIEGRRARTA, encoded by the coding sequence ATGCAATACCGCCAGCTTGGCCGCAGCGGCCTGAAAGTGTCGCCGATTTGTCTGGGCACCATGATGTTCGGCGGACCGACGGATGAGGCGGCATCAAAGCGGATCATTGCGAAGGCACATGACGCGGGCATCAACTTCATCGACACTGCCGACGCCTATTCGAAAGGCGGCTCCGAAGAGGTCGTCGGCCGCGCCATCGCGAGCAATCGCCACGCCTGGGTGCTCGCGACAAAGCTCGCCAACCCGATGGGCAATGATCCCAACCGCGTCGGGCTGTCGCGGCGCTGGGTGCTGCAAGCCGCCGACGAGAGCTTGACGCGGCTCGGCACCGATCACATCGACATCTACTATCTGCACAAGGAGGACCACGCGACACCGCTGGAGGAGACGGTGCGCGCGATGGGCGATCTGGTCCGATCAGGCAGGATCCGCTATTTCGGCGTCTCCAACTACCGCGCCTGGCGCGTCGCCGAGATCTGCAACATCTGCGACCGGCTCGGCATCGATCGCCCGGTGGTGAGCCAGCCTTATTACAATGCGATGAACCGCATGCCCGAGGTCGAGCATTTTCCGGCTTGCTCCTATTATGGTCTCGGCATCGTGCCCTATAGCCCGCTGGCGCGCGGCGTGCTCACCGGCAAGTACAAGCCCGATGCAGCGCCGGACAAGGACACGCGCGCGGGCCGCAACGACGCCCGCATGATGCAGACAGAGTGGCGCCCGGAATCACTCCAGCTGGCGCAGGAGATCAAGACCCACGCTGAGAAGAAGGGCATCACCGCGGGCCAGTTCGCGGTGGCCTGGGTTCTGAACTCCGCGTTCGTCTCCTCGATCGTCGCAGGCCCGCGCACCGAGGAGCAGTGGGACGGCTATATCAGCGCGCTCGACTACCGCGTCACAGCGGAAGACGAGGCGCTGATCGACCGGCTGGTCGTGCCGGGCCATCCGTCGACGCCCGGCTACAACGACCCAGCCTATCCGATCGAAGGACGCCGCGCGCGGACGGCGTGA
- a CDS encoding PaaI family thioesterase — translation MTSKAAAKLKADGWSILETTGFMHLVGPLWERKLDDHYEFALATEDKHHNRRGMVQGGVMMTFADRTCGMTARYVSGKEYMATVQLDTHFVEAGQIGDILISRPRVVRSTRSLIFMSTEVTVDDRCIVMANGVFKILKGPG, via the coding sequence ATGACGAGCAAGGCCGCAGCAAAGCTCAAAGCGGACGGCTGGAGCATCCTGGAGACCACGGGCTTCATGCATCTGGTCGGTCCCTTGTGGGAGCGCAAGCTCGACGACCACTACGAATTCGCACTTGCGACCGAGGACAAGCACCACAACCGCCGCGGCATGGTCCAGGGCGGCGTGATGATGACCTTTGCGGACCGCACCTGCGGCATGACCGCCCGCTACGTCTCCGGCAAGGAATACATGGCGACGGTGCAGCTCGACACCCATTTCGTCGAGGCCGGCCAGATCGGCGACATCCTGATCTCCCGCCCCCGCGTGGTGCGCTCGACCCGCAGCCTGATCTTCATGAGCACCGAAGTAACCGTGGATGATCGCTGCATCGTGATGGCGAACGGTGTGTTCAAGATCCTGAAGGGGCCGGGGTAG
- a CDS encoding NUDIX hydrolase, whose amino-acid sequence MRAFGDATRRNIAEACAAFARLPDAAEPSALKRAAVVLALTASDDGDDTAFLLTRRASSLRSHRGQWALPGGRCDAGETPVEAALRELDEELALRLPADSVLGLLDDYPTRSGYLITPVVVWAEESAAMMPNPDEVASVHRIALDTIERDGAFDFTDIPESARRVIRFHHQMSLIHAPTAALIYQFREVLAGRQTRVTDLEQPVFAWK is encoded by the coding sequence ATGAGAGCTTTCGGCGATGCCACCAGACGGAATATCGCAGAGGCCTGCGCAGCGTTTGCGCGACTGCCTGATGCGGCCGAGCCGTCGGCACTGAAGCGCGCCGCAGTGGTGCTTGCGCTGACCGCGTCGGACGACGGCGACGACACTGCGTTTCTGCTCACCAGGCGCGCATCGAGCTTGCGTTCCCATCGCGGGCAATGGGCGCTGCCAGGTGGACGATGTGACGCCGGCGAGACGCCGGTCGAGGCGGCGCTGCGCGAACTCGACGAGGAGCTTGCGCTCCGGCTTCCAGCCGATTCCGTGCTCGGCCTGCTTGACGACTATCCGACGCGCTCCGGCTATCTGATCACGCCGGTCGTGGTCTGGGCGGAGGAGAGCGCCGCGATGATGCCGAACCCGGACGAGGTCGCCTCCGTTCACCGCATCGCGCTCGACACCATCGAACGCGACGGCGCCTTCGACTTTACTGACATCCCCGAGAGCGCCCGCCGCGTGATCCGCTTTCATCACCAGATGAGCCTGATCCACGCGCCGACGGCGGCCCTGATCTACCAGTTCCGCGAGGTGCTGGCCGGGCGGCAGACCCGCGTCACCGACTTGGAACAGCCCGTATTCGCCTGGAAATGA
- a CDS encoding TAXI family TRAP transporter solute-binding subunit: MKRTIFGAAAALALAASPPCAQAQSFINVLTGGTSGVYYPLGVAIGKIYGDKIPNVKTQVQATKASVENLILLQQGRGELAFTLGDSLKAAWDGDEEAGFKTKLDKLRTIGAIYPNYIQIVATADSGIKTLADLRGKSLSVGAPKSGTELNSRAILAAAGMSYKDLGKVEYLPFAESVDLMKNRQLAATLQSAGLGVASLKDLSTSSPITVVSVPKETVDKIGPPFISAVIPANTYTGQDKDVPTAAVVNYLVTSSAVSDDLAYQMTKLVYESLPELANAHAAGKEIKLETAATGSPVPLHPGAIRYYKEKGLIK, encoded by the coding sequence ATGAAACGGACGATTTTCGGTGCGGCCGCGGCTCTTGCTCTGGCGGCGTCGCCGCCTTGTGCGCAGGCGCAATCCTTCATCAACGTGCTGACCGGCGGCACCTCCGGCGTCTATTATCCGCTTGGCGTCGCGATCGGGAAGATCTACGGCGACAAGATTCCGAACGTGAAGACGCAGGTGCAGGCCACCAAGGCGTCGGTCGAAAATCTCATCCTGCTGCAGCAGGGGCGCGGCGAACTGGCGTTCACGCTGGGCGATTCCCTGAAAGCCGCCTGGGACGGCGACGAGGAGGCCGGCTTCAAGACCAAGCTCGACAAGCTCAGGACCATCGGCGCGATCTATCCGAACTACATCCAGATCGTCGCCACTGCCGACAGCGGCATCAAGACGCTGGCCGATCTCAGGGGCAAAAGCCTGTCGGTCGGTGCGCCGAAGTCAGGCACGGAGCTGAACTCGCGCGCGATCCTTGCCGCTGCCGGCATGAGCTACAAGGATCTCGGCAAGGTCGAATACCTTCCGTTCGCCGAATCGGTCGATCTCATGAAGAATCGCCAGTTGGCCGCGACCCTGCAGTCGGCCGGCCTTGGTGTCGCCTCGCTGAAGGATCTGTCGACCTCGAGCCCGATCACGGTTGTGTCGGTGCCGAAGGAGACCGTGGACAAGATCGGACCGCCCTTCATCTCGGCGGTCATTCCGGCGAACACCTATACCGGCCAGGACAAGGACGTGCCGACCGCGGCCGTGGTCAATTATCTCGTGACCAGCTCCGCCGTCTCTGACGACCTCGCCTATCAAATGACGAAACTGGTCTACGAGTCGCTGCCCGAGCTCGCCAACGCGCATGCGGCCGGCAAGGAGATCAAACTCGAGACCGCAGCCACCGGCAGCCCGGTTCCGCTGCATCCCGGCGCGATCCGCTATTACAAGGAAAAAGGGCTGATCAAGTAA
- a CDS encoding TRAP transporter permease: MLEKAEGTGAPIKVEFDNFEHGFPEGFGPGWWGALAYWIGIAFATFQLYVAAFNYLPSQVVRGVHVGFLTLLTFGLIANFTAKSNFGRAVGWAIGAAGFFCGLYQWIFYADLIARDGDPTRLDLAVGTLLAVLIFEGTRRLMGAALPLMCGACLVYWFFGQYLPSPLNHRGYDFDQIVTHLSYGTEGFYGVPIYVSATYIFLFILFGSFLERAGMIQLFTDVSLGLFGRSRGGPAKVAVFASGMMGTISGSGVANVVTVGQFTIPLMIRFGYRRAFAAGVEATASMGGQIMPPVMGAVAFIMAETLGVQYSEIVKAAAIPAILYFASAFWMVHLEAGKHGLTGMKRSETPSAWNALVKGWYLVLPLAALVYMLFEGFTPLYAGSMGLALTVALILGASITAGASSNVIRTIFWIGLALVVAALSRDGLKIVPVGCVVVALILITAFVRGGMAALRSCRDSLAESAKSAITVGMACAIVGVIIGMMSQTGVGTIFGSWVIGLGEKSLFLALIMTMLLSILLGTGIPTIPTYIITAALAAPALAKLGVPLIASHMFAFYYGIMADLSPPVALAALAAAPIAKENPDKIGWEAMRIALAGYVIPFIFVYSPALMLQAGDPMAAKLGFYGAVALASFKALVAIALFGMVAIGFLFTRLTLIERLVALGAALCLLGDFPFSDTAGFVLSAALVLWQWRQRPPAVVEPA, from the coding sequence ATGCTGGAAAAGGCAGAGGGCACGGGAGCCCCCATCAAAGTCGAGTTCGACAATTTCGAGCATGGCTTCCCGGAAGGCTTCGGGCCGGGCTGGTGGGGCGCGCTCGCCTACTGGATCGGCATCGCCTTTGCGACCTTCCAGCTCTATGTCGCCGCCTTCAACTATCTGCCGAGCCAGGTGGTGCGCGGCGTCCATGTCGGCTTCCTGACTCTGCTCACCTTCGGCCTGATCGCCAACTTCACCGCGAAGAGCAATTTTGGCCGTGCGGTGGGCTGGGCGATCGGCGCCGCGGGCTTCTTCTGCGGCCTCTATCAGTGGATCTTCTATGCCGATCTGATCGCGCGCGACGGCGATCCGACCAGGCTCGATCTCGCGGTTGGCACGCTGCTCGCGGTGTTGATCTTCGAGGGCACGCGGCGCCTGATGGGCGCGGCACTGCCGCTGATGTGCGGCGCGTGTCTCGTGTACTGGTTCTTCGGCCAATACCTCCCATCGCCGCTGAATCATCGCGGCTATGATTTCGACCAGATCGTCACGCATTTGTCCTACGGCACCGAGGGTTTTTACGGCGTTCCGATCTACGTCTCGGCGACGTATATCTTCCTCTTCATCCTGTTCGGCTCGTTCCTGGAGCGCGCCGGCATGATCCAGCTGTTCACCGACGTCTCGCTCGGCCTGTTCGGCCGCTCCCGCGGCGGACCGGCCAAGGTTGCGGTGTTTGCCTCGGGCATGATGGGCACGATCTCCGGATCAGGGGTCGCCAACGTCGTCACCGTCGGCCAGTTCACCATTCCCCTGATGATCAGGTTCGGCTATCGCCGCGCCTTCGCGGCCGGCGTCGAGGCGACCGCTTCGATGGGCGGGCAGATCATGCCGCCGGTGATGGGCGCCGTCGCCTTCATCATGGCCGAGACGCTCGGCGTCCAGTATTCCGAGATTGTCAAAGCCGCTGCGATCCCCGCGATCCTTTATTTTGCCTCCGCATTCTGGATGGTGCATCTGGAAGCCGGCAAACACGGCCTTACCGGCATGAAGCGCTCGGAGACTCCGAGCGCCTGGAACGCGCTGGTGAAGGGCTGGTACCTCGTGCTGCCGCTCGCCGCACTCGTCTACATGCTGTTCGAAGGTTTTACGCCGCTCTACGCCGGCAGCATGGGTCTTGCACTGACGGTGGCGCTGATCCTGGGGGCGAGCATCACAGCGGGCGCCTCCTCCAATGTGATCCGCACCATCTTCTGGATCGGCCTTGCGCTCGTCGTCGCGGCGCTCTCGCGCGACGGCCTGAAGATCGTGCCGGTCGGCTGTGTCGTCGTCGCGCTGATCCTGATCACCGCCTTCGTCCGCGGCGGGATGGCCGCGTTGCGCTCCTGCCGCGACTCGCTGGCCGAAAGCGCAAAATCCGCCATCACCGTCGGCATGGCCTGCGCGATCGTCGGCGTCATCATCGGCATGATGTCGCAAACCGGCGTCGGCACCATCTTCGGCAGCTGGGTGATCGGTCTTGGCGAGAAGAGCCTGTTCCTGGCGCTGATCATGACGATGCTGCTGTCCATTCTGCTCGGCACCGGCATTCCGACCATCCCGACCTACATCATCACCGCCGCGCTCGCAGCACCTGCGCTGGCGAAACTCGGTGTGCCCTTGATCGCGAGCCACATGTTCGCGTTCTACTACGGCATCATGGCCGACCTCTCGCCGCCCGTGGCGCTGGCCGCGCTCGCGGCGGCGCCGATCGCGAAGGAGAATCCGGACAAGATCGGCTGGGAGGCGATGCGGATTGCGCTCGCCGGCTACGTCATCCCCTTCATCTTCGTCTATTCGCCGGCACTCATGCTGCAGGCCGGCGATCCCATGGCGGCAAAGCTTGGTTTCTATGGCGCGGTGGCGTTGGCAAGCTTCAAGGCGCTGGTAGCGATCGCGCTGTTCGGCATGGTTGCGATCGGCTTCCTGTTCACGCGGCTGACGCTGATCGAACGCCTCGTGGCGCTCGGCGCCGCGCTCTGTCTGCTCGGGGACTTCCCGTTCAGCGACACGGCCGGCTTCGTTCTGTCCGCTGCGCTGGTGCTATGGCAGTGGCGGCAACGCCCGCCAGCCGTGGTCGAGCCGGCGTGA
- a CDS encoding DUF1850 domain-containing protein, which yields MSLCFATAGSVKALALSTFTLVWTHSIAKVDWQEDWRVTPAGLELVQARVKGTGPGMEPPPEARLVDGWFQWQPTRAPMPEVVLGNSGAAGEWRLCHDGRCQTLSEIVGHPIGANVTTMRICGEQQKGDK from the coding sequence GTGAGCCTCTGCTTCGCAACAGCCGGCAGCGTGAAGGCGCTGGCGCTGTCCACGTTCACGCTGGTGTGGACGCATTCGATCGCCAAGGTCGACTGGCAGGAAGATTGGCGCGTCACGCCTGCAGGACTCGAGCTGGTGCAGGCCCGCGTCAAGGGCACCGGCCCCGGCATGGAGCCGCCGCCCGAGGCGCGGCTCGTCGATGGCTGGTTTCAGTGGCAGCCGACGCGCGCACCGATGCCGGAGGTCGTGCTCGGCAATTCCGGCGCCGCAGGGGAATGGCGGCTATGCCATGATGGACGCTGCCAGACGCTTTCGGAGATTGTCGGCCATCCCATCGGTGCTAACGTCACCACGATGCGTATCTGCGGCGAACAGCAGAAGGGAGACAAATGA
- a CDS encoding SDR family NAD(P)-dependent oxidoreductase, with translation MDRLKGKVAMVVGAGSIGPGWGNGKATAVTFAREGAQVFCVDRNGAAAEETAKIIAGEGGKATAFTADVSRPAEIEAMVAACLKTYGRIDVLDNNVGIAEMGSVVEVTEESWDRVFSVNLKSAYFAMKHVIPVMVKQGGGSIINISSIASIRHMGISYVTYGSSKAAMNQMTRTTAIEFARHHVRVNAILPGLMKTPMVEHSAGLANSYAKGDVEAMWRARDAQVPMGHMGDAFDVANAALFLASDESKYVTGIELVVDGGITCKAGA, from the coding sequence ATGGACCGGCTCAAGGGCAAGGTTGCGATGGTGGTGGGCGCCGGCTCGATCGGGCCTGGCTGGGGCAACGGCAAGGCGACCGCGGTGACCTTTGCGCGCGAGGGCGCGCAGGTGTTTTGCGTCGATCGCAATGGCGCGGCCGCGGAGGAGACCGCCAAGATCATCGCCGGCGAAGGCGGCAAGGCGACCGCGTTCACCGCCGACGTCTCGCGGCCTGCCGAGATCGAGGCGATGGTCGCCGCATGCCTGAAGACCTATGGCCGGATCGACGTGCTCGACAACAATGTCGGCATCGCCGAGATGGGCAGCGTGGTCGAGGTCACCGAGGAGAGCTGGGATCGCGTCTTCAGCGTCAACCTCAAGAGCGCCTATTTCGCCATGAAGCACGTGATCCCGGTCATGGTGAAGCAGGGCGGCGGCTCGATCATCAACATCTCCTCGATCGCCTCGATCCGCCACATGGGCATCTCCTACGTCACCTATGGCTCGTCGAAGGCGGCAATGAACCAGATGACGCGCACCACCGCGATCGAGTTCGCGCGCCATCATGTGCGGGTGAATGCGATCCTGCCCGGCCTGATGAAGACGCCGATGGTCGAGCATTCCGCCGGTCTCGCCAACAGCTACGCCAAGGGTGATGTCGAGGCGATGTGGCGTGCCCGCGACGCGCAGGTGCCGATGGGCCACATGGGCGATGCCTTCGACGTCGCCAACGCCGCGCTGTTCCTGGCGTCGGACGAGTCGAAATATGTGA